Below is a window of Streptomyces spongiicola DNA.
CAGCTCGTCGTGCACGAACTGGTAGGCCGCCGCGGGAGTCGTCGGGCCGTCGGGCATCCGGTGCTGCGGCGGCGCCAGGACCATCGACCCCAGGGGGTCGGCCTCGCCGTAGAACGGGTTGAGCGACAGCCTGCGCCGTTCCTCGCTCGCCTCGGGACGCATACCGACCTTGTGCAGTGCCATGTCCGATCGCCTTTCAGCGCAGTGGGGTGCCGTCGTCGTGGAGTTGCATCTGGGGCCGCCCCGTCACCAGCAGCCAGGCCGGTACCAGGCCGATGCAGAGCAGGGGCAGCGCGTGCGGGTCGGCGGCCAGCACGGCCGCGGTGAACAGGCTGAGCCAGCCCTGCCGGGTGATCGCCAGCAGCACTCCGAGGACCGCGCACGCCACCCCGACCGTGGTGTGCACCTCGGGTACGAGGGCACTCACCCCCAGCCCCAGGGCGACGCCCACGAAGATGCTGGGGAAGATGCGCCCGCCGCGGAAGCCGCACGTCGCCGCGATGGTCAGGGCGGCGAGCTTGACGACGGCCATCAGCGCGAACCCGCCCGAGGACCAGCCCGACGGGTCCGCCGCCAGCACCTTCACCTGTTCCAGGCCCTTGAAGAGGGTGAGTTGCCCGCCCAGCACCCCGAGGAGCCCCAGCACCAGCCCGCCGGCGGTGATCGCGCCCACCGGGTGCCCGAGCTTCCGGAAGGCGGCGTGCGTGTAGGGGAACACGTACACGGCCGCCATCCCCAGCAGCGCGCCCAGCGAGGAGACCGCGAGGGCCGCGGGCACGTCCACCCAGCGCGAGCCGTTCAGCGGGGGGAGGGCGAGGTCGAAGGTGGGGTGGGCGATCAGCACGGTGGTCAGCGAGCCGGTGCCGCCCGCGATCAGCGGAGCGAACAGCTTGTCCCACAGCGCGCCGGGAGCCGGCCGGGAGGCGAGGGACTCGGTGAGGATCAGCGCCGCCGCCACGGGGGTGCCGAAGAGCGCGCCGACCGTCCCGGCCGCGGCCAGTGAGGCCCACAGCTCCGCGCGTGAGCCGCGCATGGCCTTGCCGCCCAGCCACGCGGCGAGCGCGATGTTCGCCGCCGTGATCGGGTTCTCCGGGCCCAGGCTGACCCCGCCCGCGAGTCCGAGCACGGCCGTGAGCAGCAGGCTCGGCACCACCGAGGCGGGCATCGGGCGGTCGACGAGCCCGGTGGTGGCGGGGTCCGGGCCGGCGTGTCCGGGCACCTTCCACACCACCAGCCCGACCGCGAGGCCCGTCGCGGTGAGCACGGCGACCGTCCACGGCGCCGAGAAGCGGCCGATGCCGATGGCGTCGGGGAGGACTTCCCACAGGACGCCCTTGAGCTGCTCGGAGACCTCGGTCAGGCCGAGGAGCAGCAGACTGGAACCGACGCCGACGATGATCGCCGGGACGATCAGCGGCAGCAGCACCCGGTGAGGGGGCACCGCCTCGGCGTGGTCGGTCGTCGTCACGGACCTCACCATAACTACAGAAAACGCCCATAAGGTGCGTCAGGTGGCGGGTTGTCCGGTGGTTCGT
It encodes the following:
- a CDS encoding ion channel protein, coding for MLLPLIVPAIIVGVGSSLLLLGLTEVSEQLKGVLWEVLPDAIGIGRFSAPWTVAVLTATGLAVGLVVWKVPGHAGPDPATTGLVDRPMPASVVPSLLLTAVLGLAGGVSLGPENPITAANIALAAWLGGKAMRGSRAELWASLAAAGTVGALFGTPVAAALILTESLASRPAPGALWDKLFAPLIAGGTGSLTTVLIAHPTFDLALPPLNGSRWVDVPAALAVSSLGALLGMAAVYVFPYTHAAFRKLGHPVGAITAGGLVLGLLGVLGGQLTLFKGLEQVKVLAADPSGWSSGGFALMAVVKLAALTIAATCGFRGGRIFPSIFVGVALGLGVSALVPEVHTTVGVACAVLGVLLAITRQGWLSLFTAAVLAADPHALPLLCIGLVPAWLLVTGRPQMQLHDDGTPLR